The genome window TGATTTCCGGCATTGGCAGTGGCAAAGCTTTTCCTTACGGCACAACTACGGAAGTCTATGAGGTAACTGATCTGGCAGGGAATAAGAATACCTGTTCTTTTAATGTCCTGGTCAGCCCTGCACCAAAAATTGAAGCAGGAAATGATACTTTTGTCTATTATGGTGAATCAATAGTCCTGAGTCCTCAGGCAGATGATAAAAACCTGATTTTCAAGTGGTCACCTGACTCATTCATCAATGATGTAACTTCTTCCGGTCCGGTAGTTAATCCCGAAAATACCATCCGTTATCATGTTCAGGTAACCAATCAGTATGGATGTACAGCGGAAGATTCCATTCTTGTCGAAGTAAAAAACGAGATTTTTATCCCGACCGTTTTTACGCCCGGCAACGCTGACAGTAAAAACACCAACGATACATGGAATATAAAAGGCCTGAAAAAACTCAGTGACTGGGAAGTTCATGTCTTCACGCTGTGGGGACAGGAAGTTTACTTTTCAAAAGGATATGAGACTCCATGGAACGGAGAATATAAGGGGAAGGAGGTGCCTGCCGGAACTTATCTCTATGTCGTTGATAATCCGAATGATAATCTTAAAGCTTTTAAAGGGGATCTGACTATCATCAGATAAAAAGGAATCGCATGAGAACAAAAATCTATTTATGGTTGCTGACAGCGTGGCTTGTCTTTGGCTCAGGAAGGCTGCCCGCACAGCAAGTTATGCTTTATCAACAGAGCCCGGTTGATATGTACGTCATCAATCCTGCCTTTGCTGGTTATGACGAAAATATTCATCTGAATTTGTGTTACTTAAAGCAATATGCGGGCATAACAAAAAGTCCTCAGTCTTATTATTTTAATGTTTATTCCCGATTGGGTAAAAGGCCGGCAAAAGTTTATAAACAATACTCTTTGCGAATCAGCCAGCCGGGAAAATATTCTACAGTCGGAAAACCGAAAGCATCAAAAATCATTCACGGGACAGGGGCATTTATATCCAATGACGCGTACGGACAGATGAAGAAACTTAACACCGGACTCTCTTACAGCCTTCACTACCGCCTGAATGAAAAAAACACAGCAGCAATTGGTTTAAGTGCCGGACTCGTGAATTTCAGCTTTAACAAAGATGGGCTGATCCCCGATATTCCTTTGGACGAAACACTTCAGCAATTCATCAATCAAAACTATTCAACTTCTTTTATCAACCTGAATGGCGGCATTTTACTTTACTCATCCAAATGGATGATTTCTTATTCTGCACATCAGATATTGGGGAATCAGATTTGGCTACGCTCCGAAAGTAATCCTTATCAGATTCAGCTTCATCATTTTCTTTCAGCTCAATACAAAATGAGTATAAAACAAGGTAAGCTGAAACTTAATCCCAGTCTGATCGTCCGTTATCTGAAAGGGATTGATCCGCTTGTCGAGCTAAATACTCTTTTGTACACCGATAGATATTGGGGAGGAATAGCTTACCGGCTCAACAACTCTGCCCTCCTCATGTTTGGTATAAAATGGAACAAAATTAACGTAGGCTATTCTTACAGCCTGAATACCAATGTTTTGTTTAACAATACTGCCGGCAGCCATGAATTGCTTTTAGGAATGACATTTTAAAATGCCCGATGATGAAAAAAGTTTTACTTATCTCAGTAATATTGTTGATAATCAAAACAGGCTCAGGGCAAAGTCCCCTGCCCCGCTTTGCCGACCCTGTCAGGCTGGATGCCAAAATCAACACCGATGCAGAAGAAAGTATGCCTGTTTTGACATCCGAAGGCGGAACAATGTACTTTGTGAGAACATTTTACAACAGAAACAATGGAGGAAAAGAAGCCGGGCAGGATATATGGAGATCATCCGGCAGCAAATCGTCATGGGCAGAGGCAGAAAATAATGTCTTTAACCTGAACAACAACAACAACAATGCTGTAGTAGGCGTCAGCAGAGATGGGAAAAGGCTTTACCTCCTGAATCAATATGTATGGAAAGACAAAATGAAAGCCGGTATATCAGTTTATGAGCCCGGCAAGACAGAATCGCCTGTTCCGCTGGATATTCCCGGACTTGACCCTCAAAGTGATTTCTATGGCTTTTACATGCATCCCGATGAAAATATATTGCTTATTTCTGCAAAACTTGAAAATTCCCTGGGAGAAGAAGATTTGTACGTTTCTTTGAAAATCAACGACAAATGGTCGTCACCCGTTCATCTGGGAAGTACTGTCAACACTGGTAACTACGACATTTCCCCCTTTCTGTCGGATGATACCAGAACCCTTTATTTTGCTACTGCCGGCAGGGGAGGACTCGGTAGTGCAGATATTTTCATGAGCACCAGACTGGATGACACCTGGAAAAAATGGGCTCCTCCTGTCAATCTTGGCAATAAAATCAATTCGCGCGGTTTTGATGCCTATTATTTCATGCAGGGAAACAACATCTGGTTCAGTTCAAACCGGTCTTCGGAAATGAGCGACATTTATTTCACCCGAATCATGAGCAAAGAAGAGCTGGAAGCCATGCTGCCCAAACCGCTTACCATTTATTTCAAACTTAACAGTTATATGATCAGCGGAGAGTCAAAACCGGTAATGGAAGAAGTGGTAAAAATTCTCGAACAGAATCAGGAATTGAAGGTGATTATTACCGGATATACCTGTAGCATAGGCAATGAAAATCAGAATCAGAAATTATCTGAAATGCGGGCAGGCTCTGCCATGGATTTTCTGCTTGCATACGGAATAGGGGTTGACCGTATCGAAATCGGTGCAGTGGGAGAGTCTAAAGCCGACCTGGCCGATCAATCGGAAGAGGTACAGAAAATGTTTCGAAAAGTCGAAATACGATTTGATTATTTATATTAGCCTCATCTTAAAACCGATATGTAAGCAGAAGAAACAAAAAAAAGCCCTCTATCATTCTTTTACTATTTAAGTTAAAGATTTTCAGCAATATAAGTTAATTTTCTTCAAAATTTCACTTCATTTAAAAAAACGTTTTACCTTTGCACCCGGGTAAGCCCTGTACGACCAGCTCCCTTTTGTAATCCCAGGGTCGGAAGGCAGCAAGGTTCAACTGGTTGAGCGGTGCGATACAGTAAGCTTACCTTTTTCTTTCTAACCTGCCAAAATCATTCATCATGTTGTTTTTTGCTGATACAGCCAATTTGAAAGCCATTCAGGAAATCAAAGAACTCGGTATTCTCGATGGTGTAACTACCAATCCCAGCCTGATGGCAAAGGAAGGTATCAAAGGAGAAAAAAACATCCTGAAACATTATGAAGAAATTTGCAGACTGACAGAAGGGGACGTCAGTGCTGAAGTCATTGCCGTTGATTTTGACGGTATGCTGAATGAGGCGCATAAGCTGGCCGCTATTTCAGGAAACATCGTAGTCAAAATTCCGATGACCAGAGAAGGGCTGAAAGTGATTAAGATACTGAAAGAAGAAGGCATAAAAACCAATTGTACGCTGGTTTTTTCAGCCGGACAGGCTATACTGGCAGCAAAAGCAGGTGCCACCTATATCTCACCATTTATCGGCAGGCTTGACGACATTTCTCAGGAAGGTATTCAGCTCATCCATCAGATTGTTAATATTTACGATATTCAGGGTTACGACACACTCATACTGGCAGCCTCTATCCGTCACCCCCTCCATATAGTTCAATGTGCTGAAGCTGGTGCCGATGTGGTAACCTGTCCCCCTGACGCTATCCTGAAATTGCTGAACCATCCGCTGACCGATTCCGGCCTTGAACGTTTTCTTTCCGACTTCCGGAAATCTCAGGAATAGTGATCCATCAAATTCCGGCTTTTTCTAATCTATTTTGCGCAACTTTGACAACTTCAAAATATCCTGATTTCTTATTTCAAGCAGCAAGAATATGGACAAAATGATTCTACAGACAAATATTTGTCAATGTTATCTGTTGAAGATCAAATGATTACAAGAAAAGATTTCATCTTTTCAACCTATCCTTTATCAGGTATTTCACCTTGCTTTTTCATCAATAATTAATTTCAAAAAAACTGTGAAATTTTCTGATTGCCTATTGTTTACAAATTTATTAATGGATATTTGCAGAACGGAAAAAAGTAAGATTATTTGTGAAAAAGATAAAATCAGCCTTAATCAGTGTATATAACAAGGAGGGATTACTTCCTATTCTTGAGGAACTTACCCGTCTGGGTGTAAAAATCATTTCGACAGGAGGAACTTATACTTACATAAAAAGCATGGGTTTTCAGGCAGTTGCTGTTGAAGAACTCACTTCATATCCATCCATTTTTGACGGACGAGTCAAAACCCTTCACCCTGCTATCTTTGGAGGAATATTAAACCGGAGAGATAATCAGTCGGATATGGCTGAAAAGGAAAAATACAAGATAGAAGACATTGATTTAGTGATTGTTGACCTTTATCCCTTTTCTGAAACAGTAGCATCCGGGGCATCAGAAGCTGAAATTATTGAAAAGATTGACATCGGTGGCATTTCGCTGATACGTGCCGCTGCGAAAAATTTTGAAGATGTTCTTGTGGTTCCGTCAAAAAACCAATACTCATTTCTGCTCGATTTGTTAATGAAAAAAAACGGTTATTCCGAGCTGCAGGATCGTAAACTGCTTGCCATTCAGGCATTTAATGTCAGCTCTGCCTACGATACCGAAATACATCAGTATTTTTCATCCGAAACACATGAATTTCTGAAAAGAAGTTTTGGCAGCTCCACAAAACTTCGTTACGGAGAGAATCCACATCAGCAGGCCATGTTTTATGGAGACATCGATGAAGCATTTTTTCAGCACCATGGCAAACAGATTTCATACAACAACCTGCTCGATATTGACTCAGCTTTCAGACTTATCAATGAATTTAAACAGACCACGGTAGCCATCATCAAACACTTAAATCCATGCGGACTGGCTTCCCGTGAAAATCTCACCCAGGCATGGAAAGATGCACTGGCAGGTGATCCCGTTTCAGCTTTTGGAGGAATTATTGTAACCAACGAGGTTATCGACCTGGCAACTGCTCAGGAAATGGATAAACTCTTTTTTGAAGTAGTGATTGCCCCCGGATATCATGCAAATGCATTGGAAGTACTGAAAACGAAGAAAAACAGAATCATATTGCAACTGAATAACAGCAACCTGCCCAAAGAAGAAATCAGAACCAGTCTTTTCGGATTACTCGTTCAGGACAGAGACACCAAAAGCGAAATAGCCGAAGACCTCAAATACGTAACCGAAGCAAAGCCTACCGCTGAGCAAATTGAGGATATGCTTTTTGCCAATAAGATAGTCAAACATTTAAAATCAAATGCCATCGTCATAGTTAAAAACAAACAGATGATCGGTGCGGGAATGGGTCAGACCAGCAGAATTGATGCACTGAAACAAGCTATTTCAAAAGCAAAGGAATATGGCTTTGATCTGAAAGGCTCAGTTTTGTCGTCAGATGCTTATTTCCCCTTTGCCGATTCCGTTGAAACTGCTTTTAAAGAAGGAATTTCAGCCATAATTCAGCCCGGTGGGTCGGTCAGAGATCAGGATTCCATTGATTTCTGCAACCAGAATGGCTTACCGATGGTTTTCACAGGATACAGACATTTTAAACATTAAACAAGATGGGAGTAAAATCATTATTTGTACAGGATTTAGCCATTGACTTAGGAACAGCAAACACCATAATTATTTATAATGACGAAATTGCCGTAGAGGAGCCGTCAATCATTGCGATAGATAACAACACAAAGAAAGTTATTGCTATCGGCAGGAATGCCATGCAAATGCACGGCAAAACGCATGATGACATAAAAACCATCAGGCCTTTGAGAGACGGGGTTATAGCTGATTTTTATGCAGCTGAGCTGATGCTTCGTGGCATGATCGGCATGGTAAAACGCAAAAGAACCTTGTTTTCTCCTCACCTGAGAATGGTCATTGGCATTCCTTCCGGTATTACAGAAGTAGAAAAACGGGCTGTCAAGGATTCGGCTGAAAAAGCAGGATGCAAGGAAGTCAAACTTATTCATGAACCTATGGCTGCTGCAATAGGGATTGGCATTGATGTGGAAGAACCTGTCGGAAATATGGTTATCGATATAGGCGGTGGAACCACGGAAATTGCTGTCATAGCCTTGGGAGGAATCGTATGTAATCAGTCGATACGTATTGCCGGAGACGAATTTACTGCCGACATCATCGATTATATGAGGCGTGAACACAATATTCAGGTTGGCGAACGCTCTGCAGAAAAAATTAAGATCGAGGTAGGTTCAGCCCTCACCGAGCTTGAAAACCCGCCTGAAAATTATCTTGTCAGTGGAAGAGACCTGATGACAGGCATTCCCAAGCAGGTTTCGGTCAATTATGCCGAAATAGCACAAACCCTTGATAAATCCATTTCAAAAGTGGAAGAAGCCATTTTAAAGGTACTTGAAGTAGCTCCGGCAGAATTATCGGGCGATATTTATCAAAACGGGCTTTACCTGACAGGTGGAGGGGCCTTATTGCGTGGTTTGGCCAAACGAATTTCAGATAAAAATAAACTCCCCGTACATGTAGCTGACGACCCCCTCAGAGCTGTCGCCCGTGGTACCGGCATCGCACTTAAAAACATGCATAGATTTAAATTCTTGATTTCCTGACAGTTGAATAATACAGGGGTGATATGATACGACTTTTTCAATTTATCAGGAAATATCATTACCCCATTCTTTTCATTCTGCTTGAGATCATCGGGTTTATTATCCTGACAAGTTCCTCCCCTTTTCATCAGTCAAAACTAAATTATGCTTTCCAGGAAGTAAATGGAAGTATTTTCCGTCAAATTGCATCTGTCAGATCTTATTTCAGGCTGCATCAGGTAGCCGACAGCCTCATGGCAGAAAATGCAAGACTCAGGGAACTTGTTTATGCCTCAGGGGAAGAACCGGCTAATGACTCTATCGTTATTGATACGGTGAAAAAGCTGCAGTACCGGCTAAAAACTGCAAAAATCATCAACAACACACTTTCAGGTTCTAACAATTTCATTATCATCGATAAAGGGAGAAAAGACAGTATTCATGAACAAATGGGTGTAATGAGCACTTCAGGGATAGCAGGTGTTTTAATGCAGGTTTCGGAAAATTATTCTCTGGCTTTGTCAGTTTTGAGTAAAAAATTCAGGGTAAACGCAAAAATCCTTGAAACAGGTGAACTGGGTTCTCTGACATGGGACGGAAAATCGCCAAAGTATATGATATTGACCGATATACCCAATCAGATTAAAATTGCAAAAGGTCAGCATGTGGTGGTGGGTCCTTATTCCCGTTACTTTCCCGAAAACACTCCTGTCGGAGTTATCGAAGATTTTGACGTCAGCTCCAATAGTAGTCTTTTGGATATTAAAGTCAGACTATATGACAATATCAAAAACCTGAAAAGAGTTTTCCTGATTGAAAATACTGACTGGCTGGAGCTTGAATTACTCGAAAAACAATTCAGCGATGAGAAATAATACTCCTGTCATATTGATTTTTCATACAATTCTCATCATACTTGTACAACTACTGGTACTCAACAATATATTGATATTCAACAAAGTACATCCATACTTATATCTGCTTGTCATTTTATTCCTTCCGGTTGGGCTCAACAAAATAACTATTTTAATTATTGGTTTTCTGACCGGACTGGCCATTGACATATTCAGCATTTCCTATGGCATTCATACCATTGCCAGTACGCTCATAGCTTTTCTGAGACCGTTTATTTTATCCGGCATAACTGACATTGACGAAGAAAGTAAAAATGCTTTGCCGGGCATCAGGTTTCTCGGAATTCAGAGCTATCTGACTTACCTCCTGATTATCATCTTTATACATCATCTGACGATGTATATGCTTGATGCAGGGGGATTCAGAGACTTTTTTTATACCATCTTTAAATCCTTTTTTTCAACTTTTGTTTCTGCATTAGTAATAATTATTTACGAACTTGCACTGCTTTTTAAACAGTCAGAACCGAGATGATTATTTATCAGGACAGAAAAAAAGTTATTATTTATTTTGTCATTGCTATAGGAATAATCTTTTTTCTGAGACTGTTTTATCTTCAGGTACTGACGGGTAAATATAAGATTTTTGCCCGTGAAAATGCTTTGCAGAAACGCATAATCTATCCGCCACGAGGAATTATTTTCGACAGGAACTCAAAAGTGCTGGCCAGTAATCAGGCTGTTTACGACCTGCTGGTTACTCCTTATCAGGTGGAAGAAAGTGTTGATAAAACTGAACTTTTAAATATTCTGAATATTTCCGCAAGGGAATACGATAGTCTGTTCAAACTTGCCTGTGATTACTCCTGGCGAAAACCATCTGTCTTTCTGAAAAATATTTCGCTCAAAACCTATGGCCTTGTGCAGGAATGTCTTTATAAATATCATGGATTTTATGCCCAACCCCGATCCATGCGGAAATATCCCGAAGAGACGGCTGCCCATCTCCTGGGCTATGTCGGGGAAGTAACTCAAAAAGACATTGACGAATCGGGTGGTAATTATCACCGGGGAGACATGATAGGCATCAGCGGGATAGAAAAAAGTTATGAAAACTGGTTAAAAGGCGTCAACGGAGAAAAATATATTTTGGTGGATGTTCACAATACGGAACAAGGCAGTTACATGAAAGGGAGTCAGGACAAACAGGCTGTTCCCGGAAGTAACCTGATAACAGGCATTGATATAGAAATTCAGACCTATGCTGAAAAACTGATGGCCGGAAAAAAAGGAGCTGTAGTGGCTATTCAGCCAGCAACCGGAGAACTGCTTGCCCTTGTCAGTGCGCCTTATTATTCACCCTCCTTACTGCTTGGCCGTGATAGGGCAAAAAATTATCATTCCCTCCTGATTGACAAAGACAAACCTCTCTTCAACCGTGCCCTTACAGCCATGTATCCTCCGGGTTCAACTTTCAAGGTAGTGATGGCCTTGATCGGACTTAAGGAAAATGTGATTACAGACATAACCACCATTCCATGTAATGGGGGCTATTCGCTGGGAAGTCTGAGAATTGGCTGTCATCCCCACCCCTCTCCGCTCGATGTGCATTATGCCATAGTTTATTCCTGCAATGCATTTTTTTGTCAGGTTTTCAGGAATGTGGTTGACCTGAGAAAATATTCAAACATTTACCAGGGATTCAACAACTGGCGTCAAAACCTGACAGAATTCAGCATCGGAAAACAAACAGGAATTGACCTTCCTAATGAATCAAAAGGAATATTGCCGACTACAGCCCGCTATGACAAAATTTATGGTAAAAACAGGTGGAAATCCTCCAACATTCTTTCGCTGGCTATCGGGCAGGCCGAAATAAGCCTGACACCCATACAAATGGCCAATGTAGCTGCCATCATTGCCAACCGTGGTTTTTATTACACACCTCATGCAGTCAAAGCCATTGAAATTGATAATCTTCAACGTGAACTTCAGTTTGAAAAGCATAGTGTCAATATTCTGCCTGCCTATTTTGAAAAGGTGGCGAATGCCATGCAGGATGTTCCACTTACCGGAACTGCCATCAGGTATGGGCCTTACTTTAAGGATTATGAAATTTGTGGCAAGACCGGAACAGCTCAAAACCCGCATGGGAAAGAACATTCCGTCTTTATATGCTTTGCACCTAAGTTTAATCCGCAGATTGCCATAGCAGTAGTAGTTGAAAATGCCGGTCAGGGAGCTCATTGGGCAGCTCCGATAAGCTTCCTGCTGATTGAACGCTATCTTATCCGTCAGGAAAATGAAAAAACAAAGTGGATTGAAGACATTATGCTTGGGAAAAACCGTTCAAATGAAAGCAGCACCTCGCATACCGAACCTGAACATGAAGAAACGGAAGAACAAACAGATTGAATATGGAATATAGCGGATATCAGCGAAACTTCGACAGAACAGTCTTTGCAATTTTCATTGCTTTGGTGCTGATTGGAATGGCAAGCATATTCAGTGCTGAATATAATCCGAATTCAGAACAGCTATTTTCATGGGATTCTGCATTCGGCAAACAGCTGATGTGGCTGGCAGGATGTATTGTTATTTTTGCCATCATTTCCATTATCGATGTGCGTATTTTTATCAACCTGAGTTATGTTATTTATGCTGCAACTTTATTGTTACTGGTAGTTACACTTGCCCTCGGACATACCATTTCAGGTTCAAAATCATGGCTGATCTTAGGCGGATTCAGTATGCAACCTGCAGAGCTGGCCAAATTCGGGACTGCCCTTGCACTTGCCCGTTTCCTCGATAGCAGTAATGTCAATTTAGCAAATAAAAGGGATCTGTTCGTTGCAACTTTAATCATTCTTATCCCGCTCGGCCTTATATTATTGCAACGTGATTTCGGCTCTGCACTTGTTTTTGTTTCTTTTATACTTGTTCTTTACAGAGAGGGTTTACCGGGCTGGGTAATCTTTCTGCCACTTGCTGCTGCTGTGTTGTTTATTATCACACTCATTGCCGGAACCCTCTATACTTCTATCGGGTTGACGGTCATTGCCCTGTTTTTTTATCTTTTTTCATTCGATAAGCGGAAAGCACTCTGGTTAACACTGGTAGCACTTTTAACCGGCATTCTCATTACTTTTAGTGTAAATTATGTCTTTGACCATGTTTTACTGCCCCATCAGCAATCCAGAATAAATGTTCTGATTGGAAAAGAAATCGACCTGAAAGGGTCAGGATACAATGTCCATCAGTCATTAATAGCTATCGGGTCAGGTGGTGTTTTGGGTAAAGGTTATCTGAACGGCACACAAACCAAACTTAATTTCATCCCGGAACAAAGTACCGATTTCATTTTCTGTACTATCGGGGAAGAATTTGGGCTATTAGGCGGGTTGACCATCATTTTACTTTTCACCGGACTGATTCTGAGAATTTTATCCATTTCAGAAAACCATAAATTAAGATTTACAAGACTTTATGGTTACGGAATTCTATCTGTTTTGCTGATTCATTTTACCATCAATATCGGTATGACACTGGGTATTTTGCCGGTAATCGGGATCCCGCTTCCCTTTATCAGCAGGGGTGGAACTTCCTTATTAAGTTTTACCATGATGATTGCCGTTTTCCTCAATCTCGAACGGGAATACAGGCATTATTTCAAGTAAAGGTTAATTGAGCTTAAAGTTAAAGGTAATGGTTCCGTATTGAACTTCCGGAGCATCCGGATTGGGTGAAAACTTAACCTTCATGGCAGCTGCAGCAGCTTTTTCGGCCAGCGGACCTACAGCAGTTGTCGCTCCGTATTTATAGACTGGTGTGGCTGAAATAACGGTTCCGTTTCTGTTGACTTCAATTTCTATGACTATTTTTGCTGTTTGCTGTGAGTTGTCTTCGATTTTTGGAGGTGCCAGTAAAACTGTCCGCCCACTTAGGTTAAATGAATAGCCACTTCCACCTCCTGTGCCATATTTGTATGCATCCGGATTACCCGTTTTACTTCCCTGGTCTCCGGGTGTTTCCGTATTTCCTTTCTGACCCCCTGTATTGCCGGATTGAAACTGAAATTTTGGATTGGCTTTCTTTTCTTCCTTTGCAGGCTCTGTGTTTTGAACTTGATTAGTTTTCTTTTCTTCAGCCTTGGGAACCGTAACGGGCGTTTCTTCCACCTGCTGCGATATTACCGGAGTTTCAACCACAGGTTGCGAAGTAGCCGGTTGACTCGGTTCAGGTTGATAATCAGAATATTGCGGAGCACTTTCTCCGGGAGAACCAAATTCAGTTGTTCCCAGTAACACATAAGCGCCTTCTGTTTCAGTGACTGAAGTAGTTGACTTAAAGCCAAAAATAATTGCTACAACAAAAATCAGAACCAGCAAAATAATCGTTCCGGAAACAGCTGTTATTCTGTCTTTCGGGCTGGCCAGATCTTCATTTCTGCTTGTTTTCATTGCTTTAGATTTATTCCGGCATCGTAGCAATAACGACCCTCGAGGTTACTTTATTGCATGATTTTAAGACCTTTACAAAATCACCATGTCTGACTCGCTCGTCCACCCGCAGCACAATTGAAATATCCTGAATGTCAGAAACCATCGAACGCAGTTTATTTTCAATCTGATCATAGGAAACCTGTTCATTATCAATATAGTATTGAAGATTCTCCGTTACGGAAAGATTGACAATTTTTACAGGTAATTTTTCAGTAGTAGCCTTGGGAAGGATTAGCTTAATGGCGTTTGGAGTAACAAAATTGGAAGAGAGCAGAAAAAATATCAGCAACAGAAAAATAATATCTGTCATTGAAGCCATGTTAAAATCAGGCTTGATGTCAGTTGTTCTTTTTATTGCCATAATCAAACAGGTTCATGAAGTACATCAATAAATTCAACGGAAGTAGCTTCCATTTTGAAAACTACCTTTTTAATCATTGTGGCCAGAATATTATAGCCAAAATAGGCAGGAATCCCGACAATAAGACCGGCAGCAGTGGTGATCATGGCTTCATAAATACCTCCTGCCAGTTGTTCAGGGACAATATTGCTTCCGGCTTGGGACAATTGCCAGAAAGCTTTTATCATTCCGGTAACTGTACCTAAAAACCCCAGCATGGGTGCTGCACCGGCAATGGTGGCCAGCGTTGCCAGCTTTTTCTCCATTTTAAATACTTCCAGATTGGCTACATTTTCAATGGAGGTAGTTATGTCTTTCAGGGGATTCCCTATCCTGGATATCCCCTTTTCAAGCATTCGGGCAATCGGACTGTCTTTAGACAGACAAAGAGACCTTGCTCCCTCAATATTTCCATTGATGACCAAATCCCTGATTTTGTTCATAAAGTTGTCGTCAATTTCTGCAGAACGCCTGATGACCATGTAGCGCTCAATAAAAATATAAACAGCAATGACAAACAAAATGGCGATGGGAATCATCATAATCCCCCCTTTCATTGACAAATCAAGCAAACTCAGCTTATTGGTTACCTGTTGTGCGTTATTCGCAAGAGAATCGGCCTGTAATAAAATTCCTTTCATATTATTTATTTAAGATCCAAACTGATAAAT of Sphingobacteriales bacterium contains these proteins:
- the mrdA gene encoding penicillin-binding protein 2, which encodes MIIYQDRKKVIIYFVIAIGIIFFLRLFYLQVLTGKYKIFARENALQKRIIYPPRGIIFDRNSKVLASNQAVYDLLVTPYQVEESVDKTELLNILNISAREYDSLFKLACDYSWRKPSVFLKNISLKTYGLVQECLYKYHGFYAQPRSMRKYPEETAAHLLGYVGEVTQKDIDESGGNYHRGDMIGISGIEKSYENWLKGVNGEKYILVDVHNTEQGSYMKGSQDKQAVPGSNLITGIDIEIQTYAEKLMAGKKGAVVAIQPATGELLALVSAPYYSPSLLLGRDRAKNYHSLLIDKDKPLFNRALTAMYPPGSTFKVVMALIGLKENVITDITTIPCNGGYSLGSLRIGCHPHPSPLDVHYAIVYSCNAFFCQVFRNVVDLRKYSNIYQGFNNWRQNLTEFSIGKQTGIDLPNESKGILPTTARYDKIYGKNRWKSSNILSLAIGQAEISLTPIQMANVAAIIANRGFYYTPHAVKAIEIDNLQRELQFEKHSVNILPAYFEKVANAMQDVPLTGTAIRYGPYFKDYEICGKTGTAQNPHGKEHSVFICFAPKFNPQIAIAVVVENAGQGAHWAAPISFLLIERYLIRQENEKTKWIEDIMLGKNRSNESSTSHTEPEHEETEEQTD
- the rodA gene encoding rod shape-determining protein RodA, translated to MEYSGYQRNFDRTVFAIFIALVLIGMASIFSAEYNPNSEQLFSWDSAFGKQLMWLAGCIVIFAIISIIDVRIFINLSYVIYAATLLLLVVTLALGHTISGSKSWLILGGFSMQPAELAKFGTALALARFLDSSNVNLANKRDLFVATLIILIPLGLILLQRDFGSALVFVSFILVLYREGLPGWVIFLPLAAAVLFIITLIAGTLYTSIGLTVIALFFYLFSFDKRKALWLTLVALLTGILITFSVNYVFDHVLLPHQQSRINVLIGKEIDLKGSGYNVHQSLIAIGSGGVLGKGYLNGTQTKLNFIPEQSTDFIFCTIGEEFGLLGGLTIILLFTGLILRILSISENHKLRFTRLYGYGILSVLLIHFTINIGMTLGILPVIGIPLPFISRGGTSLLSFTMMIAVFLNLEREYRHYFK
- a CDS encoding biopolymer transporter ExbD, which produces MAIKRTTDIKPDFNMASMTDIIFLLLIFFLLSSNFVTPNAIKLILPKATTEKLPVKIVNLSVTENLQYYIDNEQVSYDQIENKLRSMVSDIQDISIVLRVDERVRHGDFVKVLKSCNKVTSRVVIATMPE
- a CDS encoding MotA/TolQ/ExbB proton channel family protein, producing the protein MKGGIMMIPIAILFVIAVYIFIERYMVIRRSAEIDDNFMNKIRDLVINGNIEGARSLCLSKDSPIARMLEKGISRIGNPLKDITTSIENVANLEVFKMEKKLATLATIAGAAPMLGFLGTVTGMIKAFWQLSQAGSNIVPEQLAGGIYEAMITTAAGLIVGIPAYFGYNILATMIKKVVFKMEATSVEFIDVLHEPV